In Candidatus Dormiibacterota bacterium, the following are encoded in one genomic region:
- the fsa gene encoding fructose-6-phosphate aldolase, translated as MKIFLDTANIQEIREANSWGILDGVTTNPSLVAKEGRDFLEVVREICAIVSGPVSAEVVSTTTDEMIREGREIKRKVGAPNVIIKIPMIREGLRAIKTLSSEGITINTTLIFSSPQALLAAKAGAAFVSPFIGRLDDISHVGMEIVREIRTIFDNYDFKCEILAASIRTPLHVVEAASLGADIATMPFSVLEALIKHPLTDIGLQKFLKDWEKLPQQMRKG; from the coding sequence ATGAAGATCTTTCTCGACACGGCGAACATCCAGGAGATCCGGGAGGCGAACTCGTGGGGCATTCTCGACGGCGTGACCACCAACCCCTCCCTGGTGGCCAAGGAGGGGCGCGACTTTCTCGAGGTGGTGCGCGAGATCTGCGCCATCGTCTCCGGCCCGGTCAGCGCCGAGGTGGTCTCGACCACCACGGACGAGATGATCCGCGAGGGCCGGGAGATCAAGCGCAAGGTCGGGGCCCCCAATGTGATCATCAAGATCCCGATGATCCGCGAGGGTCTGCGCGCCATCAAGACCCTCTCGTCGGAGGGGATCACGATCAACACGACCCTCATCTTCTCGTCGCCGCAGGCGCTCCTGGCGGCGAAGGCGGGGGCGGCGTTCGTGAGCCCGTTCATCGGCCGGCTCGACGACATCAGCCACGTCGGCATGGAGATCGTGCGCGAGATCCGGACCATCTTCGACAACTACGACTTCAAGTGCGAGATCCTGGCCGCCAGCATCAGAACCCCCCTGCACGTGGTCGAGGCCGCGAGCCTGGGGGCCGACATCGCGACCATGCCGTTTTCCGTCCTCGAGGCGCTCATCAAGCATCCGCTCACCGACATCGGTCTGCAGAAATTCCTGAAGGACTGGGAGAAGCTGCCGCAGCAGATGCGGAAAGGCTGA
- a CDS encoding acetyl-CoA carboxylase biotin carboxylase subunit has translation MKTTSRPAPKRGGARRATGRSAAARRPAPRERHRPIRRVLIANRGEIVLRVLRACREMGISPVVVYSEADRDTLPVRLADSAFRIGDAPAASSYLDTDAILKAARVARADAVHPGYGFLAENSGFARACEDASLVFIGPPPEAMRLMGDKVEARRLMEKRGVPVIPGLLDRAADAATIAAFARQSGYPVMLKAAAGGGGKGMRVVRREAELDPALRAARSEAKASFGDDGIYAEKFMENVRHIEIQILADAHGHAVHLGERECSVQRRHQKLVEEAPSVALRPADRARLGEIALEVVRACGYRNAGTVEFLLDAKGRPYFMEVNARIQVEHPVTELVTGVDLVRAQIEIARGDRLGLRQDRLQPRGWAIECRILAEDPANGFRPSPGRILALRLPAGPGIRVDTALQAGDEITLHYDALIAKLLAWGSDRNEAIARLRRAVDEFLVAGIRTTLPFDRVLLSDPDFVAGRLDIGFVDRVMPRLAPLMQEAGPDAEIAAIAAAVRATEEASRPASREAVPGHGPWSLAGRRAQMEARLPRGH, from the coding sequence GTGAAGACGACGTCCCGGCCCGCCCCGAAGCGAGGCGGCGCGCGGCGCGCCACCGGCCGGTCCGCCGCGGCGCGGCGCCCGGCCCCGCGTGAGCGTCACCGGCCGATCCGACGCGTCCTGATCGCCAACCGGGGGGAGATCGTCCTGCGCGTCCTGCGCGCCTGCCGGGAGATGGGGATCTCCCCGGTGGTCGTCTACTCGGAGGCGGACCGCGACACCCTGCCGGTGCGCCTCGCGGACTCCGCCTTCCGCATCGGCGACGCGCCCGCCGCCTCGTCCTACCTCGACACCGACGCGATCCTGAAGGCGGCGCGCGTGGCGCGCGCCGACGCCGTCCACCCCGGCTACGGCTTCCTGGCGGAGAACTCAGGGTTCGCGCGGGCCTGCGAAGACGCCTCCCTCGTCTTCATCGGGCCGCCCCCCGAGGCGATGCGCCTGATGGGGGACAAGGTCGAGGCGCGGAGGCTCATGGAGAAACGCGGCGTCCCGGTCATCCCGGGCCTCCTCGATCGGGCGGCCGACGCCGCCACGATCGCGGCTTTTGCGCGCCAGAGCGGATATCCCGTCATGCTGAAGGCGGCCGCCGGCGGGGGAGGCAAGGGGATGCGCGTGGTGCGCCGTGAGGCCGAGCTCGATCCGGCCCTGCGCGCCGCCCGGTCGGAGGCGAAGGCCTCGTTCGGCGACGACGGGATCTACGCCGAGAAGTTCATGGAGAACGTGAGACATATCGAGATCCAGATCCTCGCCGACGCTCACGGCCACGCCGTGCACCTGGGGGAGCGCGAGTGCTCTGTGCAGCGCCGGCACCAGAAGCTCGTCGAGGAGGCTCCCTCGGTGGCCCTGCGGCCGGCCGACCGGGCGCGCCTGGGGGAGATCGCCCTCGAGGTCGTGCGCGCCTGCGGCTATCGCAACGCCGGGACGGTCGAGTTCCTGCTCGACGCGAAGGGGCGCCCGTACTTCATGGAGGTGAACGCCCGCATTCAGGTCGAGCACCCGGTCACCGAGCTCGTCACAGGCGTCGATCTGGTGCGCGCCCAGATCGAGATCGCCCGCGGCGACCGCCTCGGTCTCCGCCAGGATCGGCTCCAGCCGCGCGGCTGGGCGATCGAGTGCCGTATCCTGGCCGAGGACCCCGCGAACGGTTTCCGCCCCTCGCCCGGGAGGATCCTCGCGCTGCGCCTCCCCGCCGGACCGGGGATCCGCGTGGACACCGCCCTGCAGGCGGGGGACGAGATCACCCTCCACTACGACGCCCTCATCGCCAAGCTCCTGGCGTGGGGCTCCGACCGGAACGAGGCGATCGCGCGCCTGCGACGCGCGGTCGACGAGTTCCTGGTCGCCGGAATCAGGACCACGCTGCCGTTCGACCGGGTCCTCCTCTCCGATCCCGACTTCGTGGCCGGCCGTCTGGACATCGGCTTCGTGGACCGCGTCATGCCGCGTCTGGCGCCTCTGATGCAGGAGGCGGGTCCGGACGCGGAGATCGCCGCGATCGCGGCGGCCGTCCGCGCCACCGAGGAGGCCTCCCGCCCGGCGTCCCGCGAGGCGGTCCCGGGGCATGGTCCGTGGTCCCTGGCGGGAAGACGCGCCCAGATGGAGGCGCGCCTCCCGAGAGGGCATTGA
- the gyrB gene encoding DNA topoisomerase (ATP-hydrolyzing) subunit B, producing MEAETGVRPGPRIETYDASKIKVLEGLEAVRKRPAMYIGNTSAGGLHHLVYEVVDNSIDESQAGFCDHIDVTIHIDNSVTVVDNGRGIPIDMHPTEKRPAAEVVMTVLHSGGKFDNDTYKVSGGLHGVGVSVVNALSEFLDLEIWRDEKVYAMRFERGKPVTEFKQTGTTKRRGTKVTFRPDPTVFEEVNFSFDVLSQRLRELAFLNEGVTIAIEDERAENKKHEFNYKGGIASFVEHLNKNKTPIHPKPIYMRGERDGVVAEIALQYNDGYNEIVFSFANSINTLEGGTHLSGFRSSLTRTINSYAAKVISKEQIALSGDDVREGLTAVISVKLSRPQFEGQTKTKLGNSEVKGIVEAMLNERLSACFEENPGIARKILEKGLEALRAREAARKAKELTRRKGALDSGTLPGKLADCQETDPSKSEIFLVEGDSAGGSAKQGRDRRTQAILPLRGKILNVEKARFDKMLSSQEIRTIITALGTSIGEEDYDHAKLRYHKVIIMTDADVDGSHIRTLLLTFFYRQMPQVIERGHLYIAQPPLYKVKKAKTEAYLSNDDELNKYLMTTAAQERVVKLPKAGKVLEGPSLRNVLDKLVRYQLHLDLLKKRGFEPGLVEALLAEGAGDAKTFADSDALEEIRRALEKAGFKTDEMQKDEEHGRFTFEVQARARGHASCVVGWDLVSSIEYRTVKSLEDDLKDLRQPPFVIAEDGHEQSVDSRLDLLKHLMEEGKKGLTIQRYKGLGEMNAEQLWDTTMNPESRRLVRVDIADAVEANDIFTILMGDMVEPRRKFIEDNALEVRNLDI from the coding sequence ATGGAAGCTGAAACGGGGGTCCGTCCAGGCCCCCGGATCGAGACCTACGACGCCTCGAAGATCAAGGTCCTCGAGGGTCTCGAGGCGGTCCGCAAGAGACCCGCCATGTACATCGGCAACACCTCGGCGGGGGGCCTGCACCATCTGGTGTACGAGGTCGTCGACAACAGCATCGACGAGTCGCAGGCCGGCTTCTGCGATCACATCGACGTCACGATTCACATCGACAATTCGGTGACCGTCGTGGACAACGGCCGCGGCATCCCGATCGACATGCACCCGACCGAAAAGCGCCCGGCGGCCGAGGTCGTCATGACCGTCCTGCACTCGGGCGGCAAGTTCGACAACGACACGTACAAGGTCTCCGGCGGCCTGCACGGAGTCGGCGTGTCGGTGGTGAACGCGCTTTCGGAGTTCCTCGATCTCGAGATCTGGCGCGACGAGAAGGTCTACGCGATGCGCTTCGAGCGCGGCAAGCCGGTGACCGAATTCAAGCAGACCGGGACCACGAAGAGACGCGGCACGAAGGTGACGTTCCGCCCCGACCCGACGGTCTTCGAAGAGGTCAACTTCTCGTTCGACGTCCTGTCGCAGAGGCTCAGGGAGCTGGCGTTTCTGAACGAAGGCGTGACCATCGCCATCGAGGACGAGCGCGCCGAGAACAAGAAGCACGAGTTCAACTACAAGGGCGGAATCGCCTCGTTCGTCGAGCACCTCAACAAGAACAAGACGCCGATCCATCCGAAGCCGATCTACATGCGCGGCGAGCGTGACGGTGTCGTGGCGGAGATCGCCCTGCAGTACAACGACGGATACAACGAGATCGTCTTCTCGTTCGCCAACAGCATCAACACCCTCGAGGGCGGCACCCATCTCTCGGGGTTCCGCTCGTCCCTCACCCGCACCATCAACAGCTATGCCGCCAAGGTGATCAGCAAGGAGCAGATTGCCCTGTCGGGCGACGACGTGCGCGAGGGACTGACGGCGGTGATCAGCGTCAAGCTGTCGCGGCCCCAGTTCGAGGGCCAGACGAAGACCAAGCTGGGCAACAGCGAGGTCAAGGGGATCGTCGAGGCGATGCTCAACGAGAGGCTGTCGGCCTGCTTCGAGGAGAACCCGGGAATCGCCCGCAAGATCCTGGAGAAGGGGCTGGAGGCGCTCCGGGCGCGCGAAGCGGCGCGCAAGGCGAAGGAGCTGACCCGCCGCAAGGGGGCCCTCGACTCGGGGACGCTCCCCGGCAAGCTGGCCGACTGCCAGGAGACCGACCCGTCGAAATCCGAAATCTTCCTGGTCGAGGGGGACTCCGCCGGCGGCTCGGCCAAGCAGGGGCGCGATCGCCGCACGCAGGCGATCCTGCCCCTGCGCGGGAAGATCCTCAACGTCGAGAAGGCGCGCTTCGACAAGATGCTGTCGAGCCAGGAGATCCGCACCATCATCACGGCGCTCGGGACCAGCATCGGCGAGGAGGACTACGACCACGCGAAGCTGCGTTATCACAAGGTCATCATCATGACCGACGCCGACGTGGACGGGTCGCACATCCGGACCCTGCTCCTGACGTTCTTCTACCGCCAGATGCCGCAGGTCATCGAGCGCGGCCACCTGTACATCGCCCAGCCGCCCCTCTACAAGGTCAAGAAGGCCAAGACCGAGGCCTACCTGTCGAACGACGACGAGCTGAACAAGTACCTCATGACGACGGCGGCGCAGGAGCGGGTGGTGAAGCTGCCGAAGGCGGGCAAGGTCCTCGAGGGACCGTCGCTGCGCAACGTCCTGGACAAGCTGGTCCGCTACCAGCTTCATCTCGATCTCCTGAAGAAGCGCGGGTTCGAGCCGGGGCTAGTCGAAGCGCTCCTCGCGGAGGGAGCGGGGGACGCGAAGACGTTCGCCGACAGCGACGCGCTCGAGGAGATCCGGCGCGCCCTGGAGAAGGCCGGCTTCAAGACCGACGAGATGCAGAAGGACGAGGAGCATGGCCGCTTCACCTTCGAGGTCCAGGCGCGGGCGCGCGGCCACGCCTCCTGCGTCGTGGGCTGGGACCTGGTCTCGTCGATCGAGTACCGGACGGTCAAGAGCCTGGAGGACGACCTGAAGGACCTGCGGCAGCCGCCGTTCGTGATCGCCGAGGATGGCCACGAGCAGTCGGTCGACAGCCGCCTCGACCTCCTGAAGCACCTGATGGAGGAGGGGAAGAAGGGGCTGACCATCCAGCGCTACAAGGGGCTGGGCGAGATGAACGCCGAGCAGCTCTGGGACACGACCATGAACCCCGAATCGCGCCGCCTCGTGCGGGTCGACATCGCGGACGCGGTCGAGGCGAACGACATCTTCACGATCCTCATGGGCGACATGGTGGAACCCCGCCGCAAGTTCATCGAGGACAACGCTCTCGAGGTCCGTAACCTCGACATCTGA
- the gyrA gene encoding DNA gyrase subunit A, protein MDETPQTAPDHSRISIETEMRRSYLDYAMSVIIGRALPDVRDGFKPVHRRVLFAMHEAGNHHDKPYKKAARIVGDVMGKFHPHGDTAIYDTIVRLAQDFSMRYPLVDGQGNFGSVDGDAPAAMRYTEVRMSKLAHEMLADIDKDTVDFGPNYDGQQKEPLVLPSRFPNLLVNGSSGIAVGMATNIPPHNMSEVVDAVIAQVEDPDISIDALMQHIKGPDFPTSGYILGREGIVQAYRTGRGHVLMRARATVEEGGKRGKDRIVVTEIPYQVNKSRMIEQIAHLVNEKKIDGITDIRDESDRDGIRVVLDLRRDAVPKVILNNLYKHTQMQETFGAIFLAIVNNRPQVLNLKQMLTHFIDHRREVITRRTAYELTRAEERAHILEGLKVALDNLDEMISLIRAAKAPDEARQAMRLRFKLSDVQAHAILDMKLQRLTGLERQKIVDEYTETLKQIARLREILANDRLVYGLIVEELKEIRKNYGDARRTEIIAHAGEISVEDMIAEEEMVITVSHAGYMKRNPLTIYRSQRRGGKGRTGMTTREEDFVEHLFVASTHASILIFTTQGRVHWLKVHEIPQIGAAGKGKNIVNFVELMPEEKVAALVPVKDFAEDRYVIFCTKKGIIKKTPLSAYGNPRAGGIIAMGIEEDDELLSVNLTDGRQEIFMATADGQAIRFPEADVRPMGRGAHGVIGMKLSLRAGMPDPDSKRPDERDEIVEMDVLRSKDGTILTVTAKGYAKRTAVEEYRLQGRGGTGIINLKVTDKTGPVVQVMEVSGDDQVMVITAFGKIIRTNVRDISILGRPTQGVRLIHLDDGDTVVAVARVAEGDADPAGEAPAGPQAIGGALETTGGNGAAPEGEEEEA, encoded by the coding sequence ATGGACGAAACGCCGCAGACGGCCCCCGATCACAGCCGCATCTCCATCGAGACCGAGATGCGGAGGTCCTACCTCGATTACGCGATGAGCGTGATCATCGGCCGGGCCCTGCCCGACGTGCGGGACGGGTTCAAGCCGGTGCACCGCCGCGTGCTGTTCGCCATGCACGAGGCGGGGAACCACCACGACAAGCCGTACAAGAAGGCGGCGCGCATCGTCGGGGACGTGATGGGGAAATTCCACCCGCACGGCGACACGGCGATCTACGACACGATCGTCCGCCTGGCGCAGGACTTCTCCATGCGCTACCCCCTGGTCGACGGACAGGGGAACTTCGGCTCGGTGGACGGCGACGCCCCCGCGGCCATGCGCTACACCGAGGTCCGGATGTCGAAACTGGCGCACGAGATGCTGGCCGACATCGACAAGGACACGGTCGATTTCGGGCCCAATTACGACGGCCAGCAGAAGGAGCCGCTCGTCCTGCCGAGCCGCTTCCCTAACCTCCTGGTCAACGGCTCGTCCGGCATCGCGGTCGGCATGGCCACGAACATCCCGCCGCACAACATGTCGGAGGTGGTGGACGCCGTCATCGCCCAGGTCGAGGACCCGGACATCAGCATCGACGCCCTGATGCAGCACATCAAGGGGCCCGACTTCCCGACCTCGGGATACATCCTCGGACGGGAGGGGATCGTCCAGGCCTACCGCACCGGCCGCGGCCACGTTCTGATGAGAGCCCGGGCGACCGTCGAAGAGGGAGGCAAGCGCGGCAAGGACCGCATCGTCGTCACCGAGATCCCGTACCAGGTGAACAAATCGCGGATGATCGAGCAGATCGCCCACCTGGTGAACGAGAAGAAGATCGACGGCATCACCGACATCCGCGACGAGTCCGACCGCGACGGAATCCGCGTGGTGCTCGACCTGCGCCGCGACGCCGTGCCCAAGGTCATCCTGAACAACCTGTACAAGCACACCCAGATGCAGGAGACGTTCGGCGCGATCTTCCTGGCCATCGTCAACAACCGGCCGCAGGTCCTGAACCTCAAGCAGATGCTGACGCACTTCATCGATCACCGCCGCGAGGTGATCACCCGGCGCACCGCCTACGAGCTGACCCGGGCCGAGGAGCGCGCCCACATCCTGGAGGGGCTCAAGGTCGCCCTCGACAACCTGGACGAGATGATCTCCCTCATCCGCGCCGCCAAGGCGCCCGACGAGGCGCGCCAGGCGATGCGTCTGCGCTTCAAGCTGTCGGACGTGCAGGCGCACGCCATCCTCGACATGAAGCTGCAGCGCCTGACGGGGCTGGAGCGCCAGAAGATCGTCGACGAGTACACCGAGACATTGAAGCAGATCGCCCGTCTCAGGGAGATCCTCGCCAACGATCGGCTGGTCTACGGTCTCATCGTCGAGGAGCTCAAGGAGATCCGCAAGAACTACGGCGACGCGCGGCGCACGGAGATCATCGCGCACGCCGGCGAGATCTCCGTCGAGGACATGATCGCCGAGGAGGAGATGGTCATCACCGTCTCCCACGCCGGCTACATGAAGCGGAACCCGCTCACCATCTACAGGAGCCAGCGCCGGGGCGGCAAGGGACGCACCGGCATGACCACGCGCGAAGAGGACTTCGTCGAGCACCTGTTCGTCGCCTCGACGCACGCCTCGATCCTGATCTTCACCACCCAGGGCCGCGTGCACTGGCTGAAGGTGCACGAGATTCCCCAGATCGGCGCGGCCGGCAAGGGGAAGAACATCGTCAACTTCGTCGAGCTCATGCCCGAGGAGAAGGTGGCGGCGCTCGTCCCCGTCAAGGACTTCGCCGAGGACCGTTACGTTATCTTCTGCACGAAGAAAGGGATCATCAAGAAAACACCGTTGTCGGCCTACGGAAACCCCAGGGCCGGGGGGATCATCGCGATGGGTATCGAAGAGGACGACGAGCTCCTGTCGGTCAACCTGACGGACGGCAGGCAGGAGATCTTCATGGCGACCGCCGATGGCCAGGCGATCCGTTTCCCCGAGGCGGACGTCCGGCCGATGGGACGGGGCGCACACGGTGTCATCGGCATGAAGCTCTCCCTGCGGGCCGGGATGCCGGATCCCGACTCGAAGCGTCCCGACGAAAGGGACGAGATCGTCGAGATGGACGTGCTGCGATCGAAGGACGGCACGATCCTCACGGTCACCGCGAAGGGATACGCCAAGCGCACCGCCGTCGAGGAGTACCGCCTGCAGGGACGCGGCGGGACCGGCATCATCAACCTCAAGGTCACCGACAAGACGGGGCCCGTGGTCCAGGTCATGGAGGTCTCGGGGGACGATCAGGTGATGGTGATCACCGCCTTCGGCAAGATCATCCGCACGAACGTGAGAGACATCTCGATCCTGGGGCGGCCGACGCAGGGCGTGCGTCTCATCCACCTCGACGACGGGGACACGGTCGTGGCGGTGGCGCGGGTGGCGGAAGGGGACGCCGACCCGGCCGGCGAGGCGCCGGCCGGGCCCCAGGCGATCGGCGGGGCCTTGGAGACGACGGGCGGGAACGGTGCTGCACCGGAGGGGGAGGAGGAGGAGGCATGA
- a CDS encoding biotin/lipoyl-containing protein — MRYLARVGEKEFQIEVAPRGGGRFSVSLDGKTREIERRGDGAVLWLSIDGQIREAAVAREGGVASGGSGRPAPGGRGEWGVVLAGRPYSVTLLDPQRRRGAPGPPVLEGPVEVRAIMPGRVTTLLVKEGQEVRSGQGVLVVEAMKMENELLAPKEGRVTRIRVRAGETVEAGAGLFTVE; from the coding sequence ATGCGCTACCTGGCCCGCGTCGGGGAGAAGGAGTTCCAGATCGAGGTGGCGCCGCGCGGCGGCGGCCGCTTCAGCGTCAGCCTCGACGGAAAGACGCGCGAGATCGAGAGACGCGGCGACGGGGCCGTCCTGTGGCTGTCGATCGACGGACAGATCCGGGAGGCCGCGGTCGCGCGCGAAGGAGGCGTCGCGTCGGGGGGGAGCGGCCGGCCCGCGCCGGGAGGCCGGGGGGAGTGGGGCGTGGTGCTCGCGGGACGTCCGTACTCGGTGACGCTCCTCGACCCGCAGCGACGCCGGGGCGCTCCCGGTCCGCCGGTCCTGGAGGGGCCGGTCGAAGTGCGCGCCATCATGCCGGGGAGAGTCACGACGCTCCTGGTGAAGGAGGGGCAGGAGGTCCGCTCCGGCCAGGGGGTCCTGGTGGTCGAGGCGATGAAGATGGAGAACGAGCTTCTGGCCCCCAAGGAGGGGCGCGTGACCCGGATCCGCGTGCGAGCGGGCGAGACGGTGGAGGCGGGCGCCGGCCTGTTCACCGTTGAGTAA
- the dnaN gene encoding DNA polymerase III subunit beta gives MDFVTTKENLLKELEVMQGIVEKKSTIPILSNIVIDAQKDQLELLATDLEVGIRTTCEAKVTKPGSVALSARRLYDIVRYLPDAEVRLKSEEGSWTQITCQKARFRIVGLSRDDFPTMPEFDFAKGIPIERPLFIDMISKVLFAVTTDETRYQINGTLMILSKKSLTMVSTDGHRLAYVSGRLEKGASEERIEVIIPRKTVQEISRIGDGESEILFGQKDNHVFFKAGKTVMSSTIVPGKFPDFEKVIPEGNDKLLKFDGAAFAEVVRRVALLSSERSRAVKIALQKGSVEISSNNPEVGEAAESIDVEYTGGPLEVGFNAKYILDFLQAMGPGTFILALKDEGTQGLLRPVGQEGRDYRYVVMPMRI, from the coding sequence ATGGACTTCGTGACCACGAAGGAGAATCTTCTCAAGGAGCTGGAGGTGATGCAGGGGATCGTGGAGAAGAAGAGCACCATCCCGATCCTCTCGAACATCGTCATCGACGCGCAGAAGGACCAGCTCGAGCTCCTGGCGACGGACCTCGAGGTCGGCATCCGAACGACCTGCGAGGCCAAGGTGACGAAGCCGGGATCGGTCGCCCTCTCCGCGAGGCGTCTCTACGACATCGTGCGCTACCTTCCCGACGCCGAGGTGCGTCTCAAGTCGGAGGAGGGCAGCTGGACACAGATCACCTGCCAGAAGGCGCGCTTCAGGATCGTGGGTCTGTCGCGCGACGACTTCCCGACGATGCCCGAATTCGACTTCGCGAAGGGAATCCCGATCGAAAGACCGCTCTTCATCGACATGATCTCGAAAGTCCTGTTCGCGGTCACGACCGACGAGACACGCTACCAGATCAACGGCACCCTCATGATCCTCAGCAAGAAGAGCCTGACGATGGTGTCGACCGACGGGCATCGCCTGGCGTACGTCAGCGGGCGCCTCGAGAAGGGGGCGTCGGAGGAGCGGATCGAGGTCATCATCCCGCGCAAGACCGTCCAGGAGATCTCGCGCATCGGCGACGGAGAGTCCGAGATCCTGTTCGGCCAGAAGGACAATCACGTTTTCTTCAAGGCCGGTAAGACCGTCATGAGCTCGACGATCGTCCCCGGGAAGTTTCCGGACTTCGAGAAGGTCATCCCCGAGGGAAATGACAAGCTGCTCAAGTTCGACGGCGCCGCCTTCGCCGAGGTGGTAAGGCGTGTCGCGCTCCTGTCCAGCGAGCGCTCGCGCGCGGTCAAGATCGCGCTGCAGAAAGGGAGCGTCGAGATCTCCTCGAATAATCCCGAGGTCGGCGAGGCGGCCGAGAGCATCGACGTGGAGTACACGGGCGGTCCGCTCGAGGTCGGATTCAACGCGAAATACATCCTCGATTTTCTGCAGGCGATGGGTCCTGGCACGTTCATTCTGGCTCTCAAGGACGAGGGGACCCAGGGGCTTCTGCGCCCGGTCGGCCAGGAGGGCAGGGATTACCGCTACGTCGTGATGCCGATGCGGATATGA
- a CDS encoding carboxyl transferase domain-containing protein, with amino-acid sequence MSRDRLEELRRRNREAESGGGPERLERQKAEGKLPARERIERLLDPGTFEELDRLVVHRSHDFGMDKQLIPGDGVVTGHGAVDGRPVFVFAQDFTVFGGSLSETYAAKICKIMDLAMKVGAPIIGLNDSGGARIQEGVVSLGGYADIFLRNTLASGVVPQISAIMGPCAGGAVYSPAITDFNIMVQGTSYMFITGPDVIKAVTHQDVTKEELGGAMTHATVSGVAHFAAADDPSALALIRDLLSYLPSNNMEDPPRRAPADDPFREDARLETIVPEDPNKPYDMCEIVRAIVDDGVFLEVHERYARNLLVGFCRIDGGTVGIVANQPMVLAGTLDIDASLKGARFVRFCDAFNIPILTFEDVPGFLPGTDQEFRGIIKHGAKLLYAYAEATVPKVTVITRKAYGGAYCVMGSKHIRTDFNFAWPTSEIAVMGPEGAVQVLYRRELAAASDPETLRRTKVEEFRDKFANPYVAAERGFVDEVIEPRATRRRVVGALRLLKTKRDTVPPKKHGNIPL; translated from the coding sequence TTGAGCCGCGACCGGCTTGAGGAGCTGAGGCGCAGGAATCGCGAGGCCGAGTCGGGCGGGGGGCCCGAGCGCCTCGAGCGCCAGAAGGCCGAAGGGAAGCTTCCCGCCCGCGAGCGCATAGAGAGGCTCCTCGATCCGGGCACCTTCGAGGAGCTCGACCGCCTCGTCGTCCACCGCAGCCACGACTTCGGCATGGACAAGCAGCTCATCCCGGGAGACGGTGTCGTCACCGGGCACGGCGCCGTGGACGGCCGGCCGGTGTTCGTGTTCGCCCAGGACTTCACGGTATTCGGCGGTTCGCTCAGCGAGACCTACGCCGCCAAGATCTGCAAGATCATGGACCTGGCCATGAAGGTCGGGGCACCGATCATCGGGCTGAACGACTCCGGCGGGGCGCGCATCCAGGAGGGGGTCGTGTCGCTCGGCGGGTACGCCGACATCTTCCTGCGCAACACCCTGGCCTCCGGCGTGGTGCCCCAGATCTCCGCCATCATGGGGCCGTGCGCCGGCGGCGCCGTCTATTCCCCGGCGATCACCGACTTCAACATCATGGTGCAGGGGACGTCGTACATGTTCATCACGGGGCCGGACGTCATCAAGGCGGTCACGCACCAGGACGTCACCAAGGAGGAGCTGGGGGGCGCCATGACGCACGCCACGGTGAGCGGCGTGGCCCACTTCGCGGCGGCGGATGACCCCTCGGCGCTCGCCCTGATCCGCGACCTCCTGTCGTACCTGCCGTCGAACAACATGGAGGACCCGCCGCGCCGCGCCCCCGCCGACGACCCGTTCCGCGAGGACGCGCGTCTCGAGACGATCGTCCCCGAAGACCCGAACAAGCCGTACGACATGTGCGAGATCGTGCGGGCCATCGTGGACGACGGGGTGTTCCTCGAGGTGCACGAGCGCTACGCCAGGAACCTCCTGGTCGGCTTCTGCCGCATCGACGGCGGCACCGTCGGGATCGTGGCCAACCAGCCGATGGTCCTGGCGGGAACGCTCGACATCGACGCCTCGCTCAAGGGGGCGCGCTTCGTACGCTTCTGCGACGCCTTCAATATTCCGATCCTGACCTTCGAGGACGTGCCCGGCTTCCTGCCGGGCACCGACCAGGAGTTCCGGGGGATCATCAAGCACGGCGCCAAGCTCCTGTACGCCTACGCCGAGGCGACCGTGCCGAAGGTGACGGTGATCACGCGCAAGGCGTACGGCGGCGCCTACTGCGTGATGGGGAGCAAGCACATCCGCACCGACTTCAATTTCGCCTGGCCGACGTCCGAGATCGCCGTCATGGGCCCCGAGGGGGCGGTCCAGGTCCTGTACCGCCGGGAGCTGGCGGCCGCGTCCGACCCGGAGACGCTGCGCCGGACCAAGGTCGAGGAGTTCCGGGACAAGTTCGCCAACCCGTACGTGGCCGCCGAGCGCGGTTTCGTGGACGAAGTCATCGAGCCGCGCGCCACGCGACGCCGGGTCGTCGGCGCGCTGCGCCTCCTGAAGACGAAACGCGACACGGTCCCCCCGAAGAAGCACGGAAACATCCCGCTGTGA